From Brochothrix thermosphacta DSM 20171 = FSL F6-1036, a single genomic window includes:
- a CDS encoding N-acetylmuramoyl-L-alanine amidase, translating into MVNRPKIKKKKLLLISILSLVLVIGAIVSTYALTMANTVKVTSEVVNIRNGPGLAYDITTQSRKNDRLKVLDEENEWYKVSLPSGETGWVASWLVENETVSAASNSKGKIISTLANVRSKDDINSSVIDTLNKNREVTVISSQNGWTQVTYGKVTGWIKSDFIEVAGASTEDSAALQKLTIREENTNIRDAADVNGKLLETAQPGTTYDIIGSKDSWYEVKTAAGSKGYVANWVVSVNENTAAAKPTVSSLSEATIVLDPGHGGNDTGAIGVDGTYEKEIALKTAAAIKAQLETTGAKVIMTRSNDDYVTLGKRAAISNDNAADAFISVHYDSTEEANTASGTSTYYYNDNAKDFASRINAQLKVGMPLENHGEKYGDFQVLRENASPSILLELGYINNSFDEQTIDNDAYRQKVANAVTNGLTNYFAN; encoded by the coding sequence ATGGTGAATCGCCCCAAAATTAAAAAGAAAAAATTATTACTGATATCTATTCTTTCATTAGTACTCGTAATTGGAGCGATTGTTTCGACTTATGCGCTGACAATGGCCAATACGGTTAAAGTAACCTCTGAAGTGGTTAACATCCGTAATGGGCCTGGTCTTGCCTATGACATTACGACACAGTCACGTAAAAATGATCGTCTAAAAGTATTGGACGAGGAAAATGAATGGTATAAAGTTTCCTTGCCATCTGGTGAAACAGGTTGGGTTGCAAGTTGGTTAGTTGAAAATGAAACTGTCTCAGCAGCAAGTAACTCTAAAGGTAAGATTATTTCCACTCTAGCAAATGTTCGCAGTAAGGATGATATCAACTCAAGTGTGATTGATACATTGAACAAAAATCGTGAAGTGACTGTAATCAGCTCACAAAACGGTTGGACTCAAGTCACTTACGGTAAAGTAACGGGTTGGATAAAATCTGATTTTATTGAAGTTGCAGGTGCTTCAACAGAAGATAGTGCCGCACTTCAAAAATTAACAATTCGTGAAGAAAACACCAATATTCGCGATGCTGCAGATGTTAATGGGAAATTATTAGAAACAGCTCAGCCTGGAACAACTTATGATATTATCGGATCGAAAGATAGTTGGTATGAGGTAAAAACGGCGGCTGGTTCTAAAGGATATGTTGCTAACTGGGTTGTAAGTGTGAATGAAAACACTGCTGCTGCGAAACCGACAGTCTCTTCTCTATCAGAAGCGACAATCGTACTAGATCCAGGACATGGTGGTAACGATACTGGTGCAATCGGCGTTGATGGTACATATGAAAAAGAAATTGCTCTAAAAACGGCGGCTGCTATTAAGGCACAGTTGGAAACAACGGGGGCCAAAGTGATTATGACACGTTCCAATGATGATTATGTTACCCTTGGCAAACGTGCAGCGATTTCAAATGACAATGCTGCAGATGCTTTCATTAGTGTCCATTATGATTCCACAGAAGAAGCCAACACCGCTTCAGGAACATCAACCTATTATTACAACGATAATGCAAAAGACTTTGCTTCACGCATTAATGCACAACTAAAAGTAGGAATGCCTCTTGAAAATCATGGTGAGAAATATGGCGATTTCCAAGTCTTACGTGAAAATGCTTCCCCTTCAATTTTATTAGAACTCGGTTATATCAATAATAGTTTTGATGAACAAACCATCGATAATGATGCTTATCGTCAAAAAGTTGCTAATGCCGTAACGAACGGCTTAACAAATTATTTCGCTAACTAA
- the dtd gene encoding D-aminoacyl-tRNA deacylase → MKVVVQRSLAASVAISGQTVGEISKGLVVFVGFTHEDTSADINYVVQKMINLRIFEDEEGKMNQSLIDVTGELLSISQFTLFANTKKGRRPSFTAAAAPDIALTLYKEFNEAIRAEGVVVATGEFGADMQVSLVNDGPITITIDSKNP, encoded by the coding sequence ATGAAGGTTGTTGTACAAAGGAGTTTAGCTGCCAGTGTTGCTATTTCAGGACAAACAGTTGGCGAAATTTCAAAGGGATTGGTTGTTTTTGTAGGTTTTACACATGAAGACACATCAGCGGATATTAATTATGTGGTACAAAAAATGATTAATCTGCGTATTTTCGAAGATGAAGAAGGAAAAATGAATCAATCGCTTATTGATGTTACAGGTGAACTGTTGTCAATATCGCAATTTACTCTGTTTGCCAACACAAAAAAAGGGCGACGTCCAAGTTTCACTGCAGCAGCAGCCCCTGACATCGCCTTGACGCTTTATAAAGAATTTAATGAAGCAATACGAGCAGAAGGTGTTGTCGTTGCGACAGGGGAGTTTGGAGCGGATATGCAAGTCTCTCTTGTTAACGATGGTCCAATAACAATTACGATTGATAGCAAAAATCCATAA
- a CDS encoding RelA/SpoT family protein gives MVKDQNLSIEEVIAKAALYLNEKHIAFITGAYEFARDSHAHQIRKSGEPYIIHPIQVAGILVDLEMDPNTIAAGFLHDVVEDTDVTLDDIAKAFNNEVAMLVDGVTKLGKIKFKSHEEQQAENHRKMFLAMAEDIRVILIKLADRVHNMRTLKHLPPEKQKRIAQETLDIFAPLAHRLGISMIKWELEDTALRYINPQQYYRIVHLMKQKRGEREAYLDELVGDIEENLTDLNIKADISGRPKHIFSIYHKMTSQHKQFNEIYDLLAIRVIVDSIKDCYAVLGIIHTRFKPMPGRFKDYIAMPKANMYQSLHTTVIGPGGEPLEVQIRTQEMHQIAEFGVAAHWAYKEGNSANLSTSIDRKMSWFSEIMEVQDTESNAQEFMSSLKTDLFADMVYVFSPKGDVIELPKGSVPLDFAYRVHTEVGNRTVGAKINGKIVTLDYKLQTGDIVDILTSKTATGPSRDWLKLVQSSQAKNKIRQYFKRLVKDETVEKGKESLEKELLAHSFDPKEFMTDDNLAHIIDRFNFRDEDDLYAAIGYNSVTALQIMNRLTEKVRRERALRQQADNLIVEGKTKAGAVTQSDHHEHKNKNETGIDIAGGMDNLMLRLSHCCNPVPGDEIIGFITKGHGISIHRQDCPNVTQLEDGEDRLIDVSWSNNDLKNHAKYEVTLEVYAFNRDGLLNDVIQTLNSMQININGVNARLDKREMAALVVNVMIRNKEEMQRVIDKLKQIYDVYTVRRVTK, from the coding sequence ATGGTTAAAGATCAAAATTTATCAATTGAAGAAGTCATCGCAAAGGCCGCTCTTTATTTAAATGAAAAGCATATCGCATTTATAACTGGAGCCTATGAATTTGCACGTGATTCACATGCGCATCAAATTCGTAAATCAGGAGAGCCTTATATCATACATCCTATTCAAGTAGCGGGGATTCTAGTGGACCTTGAAATGGACCCGAATACAATTGCTGCTGGATTTTTACATGATGTTGTAGAGGATACAGATGTTACACTAGACGATATTGCAAAAGCCTTCAATAATGAGGTAGCAATGTTAGTTGATGGTGTTACAAAACTAGGGAAAATTAAATTTAAATCGCACGAAGAACAACAAGCAGAGAACCATCGTAAAATGTTCTTGGCAATGGCAGAGGATATTCGTGTCATTTTAATTAAACTTGCTGACCGTGTTCACAATATGCGTACATTGAAGCATTTGCCACCTGAAAAACAAAAAAGAATCGCACAAGAAACACTGGATATTTTTGCACCACTTGCTCATCGTTTAGGTATCTCGATGATTAAATGGGAATTAGAAGATACAGCGTTACGTTATATTAATCCGCAACAATATTACCGTATTGTTCATTTAATGAAACAAAAACGTGGTGAAAGAGAAGCATACTTAGATGAACTCGTTGGTGATATTGAAGAAAATCTAACTGATTTAAACATAAAAGCTGATATTTCTGGTCGACCAAAACATATTTTCTCAATTTATCATAAAATGACAAGCCAACATAAACAGTTTAATGAAATTTATGATTTGTTGGCTATCCGTGTCATCGTTGATAGCATTAAAGATTGTTATGCAGTATTAGGAATTATTCATACACGTTTTAAACCAATGCCAGGGCGTTTTAAAGATTATATCGCCATGCCAAAAGCAAATATGTATCAGTCACTGCATACTACAGTTATTGGGCCAGGCGGAGAACCGTTAGAAGTGCAAATCCGTACACAAGAAATGCATCAAATTGCTGAATTTGGTGTGGCAGCTCACTGGGCTTATAAAGAGGGGAATTCAGCTAATCTTAGTACAAGTATCGACCGCAAAATGTCATGGTTTAGTGAAATTATGGAGGTGCAAGACACCGAAAGTAATGCTCAGGAATTTATGAGCTCTTTGAAGACAGATTTATTTGCGGACATGGTTTATGTCTTCTCACCAAAAGGTGATGTGATTGAATTACCGAAAGGTTCGGTTCCATTGGATTTTGCTTACCGCGTACATACAGAAGTTGGAAATCGTACGGTAGGTGCAAAAATAAATGGCAAGATTGTCACGCTAGACTACAAATTACAAACGGGAGATATTGTCGATATTTTAACTTCAAAAACTGCGACAGGTCCAAGTCGAGACTGGTTGAAATTGGTGCAATCCTCTCAAGCTAAAAATAAAATACGTCAGTATTTCAAACGACTTGTAAAAGATGAGACTGTTGAAAAAGGTAAAGAGAGCCTTGAAAAAGAATTGCTTGCCCATTCGTTTGATCCAAAAGAATTTATGACGGATGATAATTTGGCGCATATTATTGATCGTTTTAATTTCCGTGATGAAGATGATTTATATGCAGCCATTGGTTATAACAGTGTGACTGCGTTACAAATCATGAACCGTTTGACTGAAAAAGTTCGTCGTGAACGTGCATTGAGACAGCAAGCTGATAATTTAATTGTTGAAGGTAAAACAAAAGCAGGTGCAGTGACACAATCCGATCATCATGAGCACAAAAACAAAAATGAAACGGGTATCGATATAGCAGGCGGAATGGATAACTTAATGTTACGTTTATCACATTGTTGTAATCCAGTTCCAGGCGATGAAATTATTGGCTTCATCACTAAAGGCCACGGTATTTCTATTCATCGTCAAGACTGTCCTAATGTAACGCAACTTGAGGATGGTGAGGATCGCTTAATTGATGTCTCTTGGTCAAATAACGATCTTAAGAACCATGCTAAATATGAGGTTACCCTTGAAGTTTATGCATTTAATCGTGATGGTTTACTGAATGATGTTATCCAAACGTTAAATAGTATGCAAATTAATATTAATGGCGTTAATGCAAGGTTAGATAAGCGTGAAATGGCAGCTCTTGTCGTTAATGTGATGATTAGAAATAAAGAAGAGATGCAACGTGTGATTGATAAGTTGAAACAAATTTATGATGTGTACACGGTAAGACGCGTCACGAAATAA
- a CDS encoding trypsin-like serine peptidase has protein sequence MRKINWLVILLFFWIGSADSVKATNDLDTISNDQVSVPFVEDSKDTTINSDDSLYEFKAIEANYPIQEESMLLPEIPDDVLPIIEDNFNTSKSIIGSDNRKQIKNTIVQPYSTSTLLVIKFPKGVTKVGSGNIIGTKYVLTAGHCLYNRELGGWANSIKIYPGYNGKTASLGMYHAVNMKSTSGWVQGNKTDHDIGLITLNANVSSKIGTLGLTTKIANKATITGYPAEKNGAMWSYRNNVSSSNLNNVYYDIDTTGGQSGSALYDDNKNAFAVHAYGSRLSTGPNHGTKINSEKLKLINEWMGNKEVAISFNKNITLSKENYTLWNDLKFSNKKDSTTGKLGKVYNAKVYYDHKNGAKYYSLYNNNGTWAGYVNANAVKILSGITLNKDVTISKENYTLWNNFFSSAKKGSTSEKLGKVYNAKYSYTLGNGVLYYSLYDNKGTWIGYLNANAANILSAKTLNKKVTISKENYTLWTNFFFTTKKSSTTGKKGKVYNAKYSYTLGNGVLYYSLYDTKEKWMGYLNANATSNTTRSLPTSIQNSFEESSTVESVESYEETREIDASDSEDSEVTNSAKNFDSSEVYNDLPISDSSEYAEISESSETNTEVDSSVSSENN, from the coding sequence ATGAGAAAAATTAATTGGCTAGTTATCTTATTGTTCTTTTGGATAGGTAGTGCGGATTCAGTAAAAGCAACAAATGATTTAGACACGATTAGTAATGACCAAGTAAGTGTTCCTTTTGTTGAAGATTCAAAAGATACGACAATAAATAGTGATGACTCACTATATGAATTTAAAGCGATTGAAGCAAATTATCCAATTCAAGAGGAGAGCATGTTATTACCTGAAATTCCTGATGATGTACTTCCAATAATTGAGGATAATTTCAACACCAGCAAAAGTATCATTGGTTCAGATAACCGTAAACAAATTAAAAACACTATAGTCCAACCGTACTCAACATCTACATTACTAGTAATTAAATTTCCAAAGGGCGTTACAAAAGTTGGATCAGGAAATATTATTGGAACTAAGTATGTTTTAACAGCTGGACATTGTCTTTATAATAGAGAACTTGGAGGTTGGGCAAACTCAATTAAAATCTATCCTGGTTATAATGGAAAAACGGCTTCATTAGGCATGTATCATGCTGTAAATATGAAATCTACCTCAGGTTGGGTACAGGGCAATAAAACAGATCATGATATCGGTTTGATTACTTTGAATGCTAATGTGTCTTCTAAGATAGGTACCCTTGGTTTAACTACCAAAATAGCTAATAAAGCTACGATTACTGGATATCCAGCTGAAAAAAATGGCGCTATGTGGTCATATAGAAACAATGTATCGTCTAGCAATTTAAATAATGTTTACTATGATATCGATACAACTGGTGGACAAAGTGGTAGCGCTTTATATGATGATAATAAGAATGCATTTGCCGTACATGCATATGGCTCTCGTCTATCAACAGGTCCCAATCATGGAACAAAAATAAATAGTGAAAAGTTAAAATTGATAAATGAATGGATGGGAAATAAAGAGGTAGCCATTTCGTTTAATAAAAATATCACTTTGTCAAAAGAAAATTATACATTATGGAATGATTTGAAATTTTCAAATAAAAAAGATTCAACTACCGGTAAGCTCGGGAAGGTTTACAATGCTAAAGTTTATTACGATCATAAAAATGGCGCGAAATATTATTCCTTATATAATAACAATGGAACTTGGGCTGGTTATGTCAATGCTAATGCCGTCAAAATTCTTTCAGGAATAACATTAAATAAAGATGTCACTATTTCTAAAGAAAACTATACGCTTTGGAATAACTTTTTTTCCAGTGCTAAAAAAGGCTCTACATCAGAAAAACTCGGGAAAGTTTATAATGCCAAATATTCTTATACTTTAGGTAATGGCGTATTATATTATTCACTTTATGATAACAAAGGAACATGGATTGGTTACCTTAACGCAAATGCTGCTAATATTCTCTCAGCTAAAACATTAAATAAAAAGGTGACTATTTCTAAAGAAAATTATACGCTTTGGACCAATTTCTTTTTCACTACTAAAAAAAGCTCTACTACTGGAAAAAAAGGCAAAGTCTATAATGCCAAATATTCTTACACTTTAGGTAATGGCGTATTATATTATTCATTGTATGATACTAAAGAAAAATGGATGGGTTATCTTAATGCAAACGCTACATCTAACACGACTAGATCATTACCAACAAGTATACAAAATTCATTTGAAGAATCCTCAACAGTAGAATCTGTTGAATCATACGAAGAAACTAGAGAAATTGATGCCTCTGACTCTGAAGACAGTGAAGTAACTAACAGTGCTAAAAACTTCGATTCAAGT